aaacctTCCACGCTCCTGAGGGGCGCAGTCCATCGTTCTCTTTTACTCTACTCCATCGCGCACACACACGCTCCAGCCGTCACCTCCGGTCATCGGAACTAACTATCCTCCGGCGAAGAAATCCTGAAGAGTTCACCTGAGCTAGAAGCTAGCGTCTGTAGGTTCGCTACCTCAAAATTAAGGTAATCTCTGAAACTTCTCAATCGAAATGCTTGATTCATGTTTATACGTATGGGCGGTATGGATTAATGCAAATGAATGGAGGTTGAATGTGATTTGAAAGGGCCGGAACTGGGGGTTTTTGGGGAGGTGAAAAGTCAGAAATTTTGGTCTTAGGGTGTGATTGTTGGGAGTTTACTGTGCTCAACCATTGAGGAGTATGGGATTTGGTTTACACCTTTATTTATGTGGGGAGGGGGCGCGGAAGAGGCCGAAACCCCATAGAGAAATGTCTGCAAGGCTTTTATGAATGTGTTGGAGGAAATATTTGAAGATTTGTTTTTTGGGATTTTGGAGATGAACTGTTAACTTTAAACTTGGTTGCCATGGGTTATTATTGTATGAATGAATGTCGGAGTTTTGAGTCTCGATTTGGAAACTAGGGTTGGCCAATGGCCATGAAGAGCACAAATAGTGTGGTTTGAGTTGAATACCTCACATTGCTTCCAAAACCCAATATACTTTTCCCTTTCAACTTGTGATCCTGATCTTATCAGTGTGATGATCTATGTATGCATTTGCTAATTTATTTATACTCTCTTTTGGCTCCAAAGAAAGGTATATATTTTCCCTTAGGCATGAAGAAAATAATTGGTtccttttgtttatgttttcatGCTAAAATTTTGTTCACTGCTGCCACATGTTTATCTCAGAAGAATTCAGGGGATCATTTATTGTTGGTTTATTCTCAATGGAAGCCAAATTTTTTCGATTTCTTAAGATTGTGGGTGTTGGGTACAAAGCCAGAGCTGAAGCTGAAGGACGCCTCTTGTTTCTCAAATTGGGATACAGTCATGAGGTTGAATTGACTGTTCCTCCGGCTGTCCGTGTTTTCTGCTTCAAGAACAATGTAATATGTTGCACTGGATTGGACAAGCAAAGAGTGCACCAGTTTGCTGCTACTGTTCGTAGCTGTAAGCCGCCTGAAGTGTACAAGGGCAAGGGCATTATGTACGTTGACGAAGTTATCAAGAAGAAGCAAGGAAAGAAATCAAAATGAGTGCAAAGAGGGTAAGTATTGCTGGAGAATGTTTTAGATCAGTTTGTGAATGGTCAGTGCCTCATTTTTCCAAGATGAGTTTGGCCTATCTGTAGAAATCAGAGAATCCTTGCAGCATGGACAGCCTTTTTCTAAACTAGTTGTCAGATCTGTGTAATACATTTGATCAGGTATTCTCTGAATCAATATGGAATTTTCTCTCTAATAAGATACTAAAACCTCTCCATGTTATTTCATTAGAAAGTGTTTTTGCAAAAATAAGTATTTGAtccaagaaaaaatatatttatcatccattttctcatcattctctCATCATCCCAAGATGTGTCATTAAATGATTGGTtcataagtgaaatataataaataatctacaATCATCTAATGTCAAATCTGAGATAATGAGATAATGATGAGAATTAAAATGACGAGTAACATTACTCTGTTAAGAAGCTCATCAAAGCCAATTATCAGAAAAAGGAGCTCATCAAAGCCAAGGGAAGCTAAAACCAGAATGTAAGCTTAACCATGGATAGAACACTGTTCCATAGCCATGCCATACCCTGTCGAGGCTAGAGGACTTATGTATATCACCAGCCGGCAGTAGAGTAGTAGTCAGTGAGATTCACATGTTCACACTCTTCCTACTTCAATCTATAAGCCAAGTCCTTAAATGTGTTTAAATGCTCTGGTTCAGTGCCTAAAGCGTTGGAAAAAGGCAAGCTTGCTTTATGACCccttgcttttatttatttcttcttcttttttcaatgCCAGCAAGCAATGTTAGTTCATAGATTCTCAGGAGAACGTCAATCGGGAAAAGGCAACAAATTTCCACTTGAGAAATTCCAAGATACCTTTTAAAGTCATTATGCACTTAACACCAACCCATAGTTGCGGTCGGTTAAAAAACAATGTCTACTCAGGAAGAATGGCTCTTATGCTAGCAAATCTACTTCGGGACAGTGCCCTAACTCAATATTAACAATCAAATTGGTGGGCAAAATAACAACTTCCGTAGTTTTATAGATAGTTTGAGAGAATTAAAattcgctttctaatattttaatcacaGACACTGTCCAGGACTCCAGGCAATCAAGCGGCGGACTTTAATCTATATTTTTCGGTTTGCCTCTACAGTGTAGctcaaaatttattataaagttaaagtcTTATAAATGTTCAATTTATTAAATCAAGCCCGAAAATATGGTAGCgaagttatatataatatttttaatttaataaatttaactttagaTTAACTAAATATAAAATCTCAATCAGGAAAAAAggtttttttaattgcctttgAAAGGGTCCATTGGTCGGCTAGCATGCTTTCTCCAGTGAcaattttattgtttgaattatgTAACTCAACTCCCAACAAGttgtcaaaaaaaaattctttattttttcaaaaattaaaataataataataataaaacaaaaacaaacaaaccaacCTTAGGAGCGTATCTAACTGGCTTATGATTGTATAAAATTCATGGAATATTACCCTAATCACTTTAATTAACTGAACTTGATACAATTGAAAATAATCAATTCCTTCTAAAAAGCAATATCcacaaatattacaaaatggAAACTGTAGTGTCAATAGGAAAATGGGGCCAAAATTTACCTataacatacttgcaacatGAATATGTGATCGCAGAACTTTTAGGCCACGACTAGAGGGTTAATTCATAAGCCTTGGTGCCTTCAGGAAATAAACACTTCTGACAAATCCTTTGCCAACTTCACCAACAGCTTTTAACACATCAACTGgatcttcttttccttcctcGCCTGCTTCCTCCCGGCCACGTTTCTGCAAGTAGTAGATAAATTCACGAGGAGAGGATAAGTTGATAATTTAAATAAACCATAGACATCACATAATGTTCTTATTAGAATTTAGGAGAGATTCGAGTATACCTTGGAAGAAAAGCTCTTCCACGTTATGCCAACAGCATCACCTCCCAGAGAATCATACCATACCTTGAACGTGCTGGAGAACTCATTCTGCATGGAAAAAGACAATGTAAATAGGAGAGCCATGCTTCAAAGATTAACGTCGACGCAATGAAAATGCTTGCCTCTAAATCCTCGACAAAGCACCTCAATGGATCAAAGTCCACTAATAACTTCTTTTTAACTTCCTCTGAGCTCCCCTTTAAGTCTCTGGGCAACATCAAAGGGTGGAAAGACTTGCTAGCATTACCACGGGCAACATGCTTCCCTGCCCAGGACACGTGCATTATAGAATTCACCAAACCAAAAATTCAGGACTGTTTGTGAAAAAGGCAGTAAAAGTATACCTTGGTTTAGTTCTGAAGGAAAGAGAATACGTTGGGGATAAGGTAATTTGTCCCTGTGGAGAAGAATTACAGCATCATAGTTGTTCAAAGGAGTTCGGAAAAGGCACTGCAAACCAAAATCTCTGTTGTAACAACACTTGCACAAAAAGGTAGGGGATTGGGGGGGAGCTGTAAGTAAACGAAACCACTCACTTCCCACTTATAAGAATCGTTCTGCTCCTGTGATATGAGTTTGGTCAACAAGTTTGCACTGCTTCGAGCATAAGCCACCAATCGTTTCAGATCCTAGTAAGTCAACAATTTCCAAATGTCAATGAGGAATAGGCCCGGAATGCCATGAAATAATGAATCTAATTCTATGTAATAACAAGAGTTGGCTGAAGGCATGTAGTTTTTGAGAGTGCCTCTAGGACAGTGTAGACCGACAAAGATTAAAAGATAAGTCAATCTTGGAACTTCTGTTCAATGCAATGTTCCCTATGGCTACAGTTCACTCATAGTCCAACGTTATACAAAATCTCTACCATACAAAACACCATCCTGTGTGAATAAATTAAGACTTCGAGAAAAACTAACCAGAATCTTTCAGGGTACAAAAGCAAATCAGAAAACATGTTTTAGTGGAAGAGGAGCAGCCAACAGtgagttcaaaaaatattcttttatctgGCTCCGAGTGTCAAGGAACAACGTCTCGACTAATCACGGGAGTGCACAAGCCTTCGGCAAAGAGTTTCCCATAAGTGCACCttaggtaattcaagggaaagcTCTCCAGTCCGATAgaccctagaaattgtttgcccCCAAGGGTTCAAACCTTAGACTTGAAAGTAGCAcaccaccaagaccaagaccCTTACCACTTCCTAGGGGTTAActgagagttgaaaaaattatgaagCAAACAGGAACAACGGAGGGAAAACAGCCATGATTAATTACCAAGCATGAATATATGAGAGAAAGCTTCAACTTATGAACAGTTAAGCTACAAAATTCAATTCAAAGGAGAACTGCTAACCGATGAATTTGGGGAAAATCTGGTCCAAGCCTCAGATGCTTTGTCATAAGCTGTAGCCAGAAACATTGCTGCACTtacattttgtttcttttcttcggAAGCTTTTCTACTCAACATAAAGTTATCCTAAAAAAATGACATGCATAATGGATGTCAAGTGAAGAATAAGATCACACACTCTAAAGTATACAAACTAAAATTATCATACTTTCAGTAATAATTCACTCAGATGCAGAACTTACACTAATCTCTTTCACATCATTTATGCTCAAGTCATCATTTATGTCAACAATCAGAGTAGAAAAGGTCCAGTCATACTCTGACAGTAATCGTAGGAACCTGTAAATGAAGTAGGCATGCATATAACCATTACAACTTTAGGCCCAAGAAGACTGTTAAATAGTTCACAGATATAATAATCCAACCCATATGTTATATAAGCCCATACCCACCAGAAATGATATTGACCAACAGAAATGAATAAT
This genomic interval from Carya illinoinensis cultivar Pawnee chromosome 2, C.illinoinensisPawnee_v1, whole genome shotgun sequence contains the following:
- the LOC122297168 gene encoding 60S ribosomal protein L6, mitochondrial, giving the protein MEAKFFRFLKIVGVGYKARAEAEGRLLFLKLGYSHEVELTVPPAVRVFCFKNNVICCTGLDKQRVHQFAATVRSCKPPEVYKGKGIMYVDEVIKKKQGKKSK